The Mycobacterium sp. EPa45 genomic interval GAGCATGGATGTCTTCGTCCACCCGGGCGAGCACGAGACCTTCTGTCAGGCCGTGCAGGAGGCGATGGCTTCTGGCTTGCCCGTCATCGCGCCGAACGCGGGTGGCCCCCGCGATCTGGTGGCACCATACCGAACCGGATTGTTATTGACGGTCGCGGAATTCGAAGCGCGCCTTGGCCAGTCGGTAGATCATCTGCTCGACGAGCGGGCCCGTTATTCGCCGGCCGCCCGCCGCAGCGTGCTCGGCCGGACGTGGCCCGCGATCTGCGACGAGCTCCTCGGCCATTACGAAGCGGTGCGCCGGGACGGGCGGCGGAGCCGTGCGGCCTGAGTCCTGCGCCACGCCAACCACTTTCCTTAATTGTTCCTGAGAAACCTTTTCTTAGCCTGTGGGCTGGCGCACACTTAATGCCAAGCGGGGGAAGCTAAATGCAAATGCAAACATCACCTCTCCAAGACTCGGGGGGCGTCCGAATGACCGATGCGACGTATCGCCAAGATCTCAGCGAATTCGCAGTCGAACTCCGTAAGTTGGCTTACACCATGCCCGCTGGGCATGAGGATCGACTCATTCACCTCAGTGAACGGATGGCGAGTCGTGCGCGTCAATTACAGAGAGTCGACGCACACGCGATGTAGTCAGCCCTGGGCCTCGACGGCGACCGGCTGCCACTTCTCCCAGTTGGCAATGCGGCTTTCGTAGTCGGCCTTGGCGGTTTGCAGCGGCGACTCCCCGAAGAACACCCGCAGCGGGGGCGTCTGCGCGTCCACGACTTTGAGGATGGCTGCCGCCGACGCCTTGGGATTGCCCGGCACCGCCCAGCGCTGCTTGCGGGCCTCGTCAACCTGGCGGTGCAATTCGGCGTAGTCGGGCAGTTCGGCCGAGCGCTTCGAGGACGGCCCGGACCAGTCGGTGTCGAAGCCACCCGGCTCGATGAGCGTGACGTGAATGCCGAACGGCGCGACCTCCTGGGCCAGCGCCTGCGAGAAACCCTCCAGCGCCCACTTCGAGGCGTGGTAGATCCCGACGAGCGGGAACGCGGTGATACCGCCGATCGAGGACACCTGGACGATGTGGCCGCTGCCCTGGGCCCGCAGGTAGGGGAGGGCGGCCTGGGTTATCCACAACGCGCCGAAGACGTTGGTCTCGAGCTGGTCGCGCGCGTCCTTCTCACTCAGCTCCTCGATGAAGCCGAAGTGCCCGTAGCCGGCGTTGTTGACCACGATGTCGAGCCGGCCGAAGTGGTCGTGGGCCTGCTTGACGGCGGCGAAGTCGGCCTCGCGGTCGGTGACGTCGAGCTGGATCGGCAAGATCGCGTCGCCGTACTTGTCCACGAGGTCGGACAGGGTGTCGGTGTTGCGCGCCGTGGCAGCAACCTTGTCGCCGCGGTCCAGGGCGCCGATCGCCCACTCCCTGCCGAAGCCGCGCGATGTGCCGGTGATGAACCAAACTTTTTCGCTCATGCGTCTAGCCAACGCATGGACGGGCGAAGCATTCCCGCTCGGGTAGCGTCGGCATCGTGAGCCGCGCGACGTTGGATAAGGATCCCCGCGATGTGGCGTCGATGTTCGACGCCGTCGCCCGTCGCTACGACATCACCAACACGGTGCTCTCGCTGGGGCAGGACCGCTCCTGGCGCCGGGCAACCCGCTCGGCGCTCGGCATCGGACCTGGTGACCGGGTACTGGACCTGGCCGCCGGCACTGCGGTGTCGACGGTCGAGCTGGCGAAGTCCGGCGCGTGGTGCGTGGCCGCCGACTTCTCGGTCGGGATGCTGCGGGCCGGCGCCGAGCGGCCGGTGCCGAAAGTCGCCGCCGACGCGACGAAGCTGCCCTTCGACGACGCGGTGTTCGACGCGGTGACGATCAGCTTCGGATTACGCAATGTCGTCGACCATCCCGTCGGCCTGCGCGAGATGGCGCGGGTCACGCGCCCGGGCGGCCGGCTGGTGGTGTGCGAGTTCTCCACCCCCGTGGTGCCGGTGTTCTCCGTCGTCTACAAGGAGTACCTGATGCAGGCGCTGCCGCGGGTGGCCCGTGCGGTGTCGAGCAATCCAGACGCCTACGTCTATCT includes:
- a CDS encoding SDR family oxidoreductase encodes the protein MSEKVWFITGTSRGFGREWAIGALDRGDKVAATARNTDTLSDLVDKYGDAILPIQLDVTDREADFAAVKQAHDHFGRLDIVVNNAGYGHFGFIEELSEKDARDQLETNVFGALWITQAALPYLRAQGSGHIVQVSSIGGITAFPLVGIYHASKWALEGFSQALAQEVAPFGIHVTLIEPGGFDTDWSGPSSKRSAELPDYAELHRQVDEARKQRWAVPGNPKASAAAILKVVDAQTPPLRVFFGESPLQTAKADYESRIANWEKWQPVAVEAQG
- a CDS encoding demethylmenaquinone methyltransferase → MSRATLDKDPRDVASMFDAVARRYDITNTVLSLGQDRSWRRATRSALGIGPGDRVLDLAAGTAVSTVELAKSGAWCVAADFSVGMLRAGAERPVPKVAADATKLPFDDAVFDAVTISFGLRNVVDHPVGLREMARVTRPGGRLVVCEFSTPVVPVFSVVYKEYLMQALPRVARAVSSNPDAYVYLAESIRAWPDQATLARQIRDAGWTDVRWRNLTGGIVALHYAVKA